A region from the Vicia villosa cultivar HV-30 ecotype Madison, WI unplaced genomic scaffold, Vvil1.0 ctg.000027F_1_1_1, whole genome shotgun sequence genome encodes:
- the LOC131622249 gene encoding ankyrin repeat-containing protein BDA1-like isoform X1: MNRKNGDQLKISAETGDIKLLYAVIQDDPSILENIDKIQFVDTPMHIAASRGHLEFATEIMNLKPSFATKLNLQGHSPIHLAMDNFQRAMVSKLVGINKDLVRVKGREGLTPLHIACQNGEVDLLAKFLTACPDSIEDVTVRGESALHIAVKNDQYEALQVLVGWLKENFRRGARKLQNKIYNHKDDAGNTALHISALTSEPKVLQFLVKKTGIKLNAKNLESKTALDLVTTPEKKKILICAKAKSGSKNTKAVTLAEQLIFLATIIDIRTWMRRIKTDITEEQRNTWLIVATLVATVTYESALSPPGGIFQVSASDDNNMKVTITDDFFSTRGNAGKSILTKDSFMLFSLMNMFSFCVSIIAILVLTPGGAVARLVIAPVSLFLGCFLIAMPAISPTRENTTILSIPMYSIVLLMIVYLIFMTYDPLKIMKFRYKSSRTQPAADRTAVPRVSTI, from the exons ATGAACAGAAAAAACGGTGACCAACTGAAAATTTCAGCTGAAACAGGTGACATAAAACTCCTCTATGCAGTAATTCAAGATGATCCATCTATTTTGGAAAACATAGATAAAATCCAATTTGTAGATACTCCTATGCATATCGCTGCATCTAGGGGTCATCTCGAGTTTGCCACTGAAATTATGAATTTGAAACCTTCATTTGCTACGAAGCTAAATTTGCAAGGACACAGCCCCATTCATCTTGCTATGGATAACTTCCAAAGGGCAATGGTGTCTAAGTTGGTTGGCATCAATAAAGATCTTGTTAGAGTTAAAGGAAGAGAAGGCTTGACTCCACTTCATATTGCGTGTCAAAATGGCGAGGTTGATCTTTTGGCTAAATTCCTCACTGCTTGTCCGGATTCCATTGAAGATGTAACTGTGAGAGGTGAATCTGCTTTGCATATTGCTGTTAAGAATGATCAGTATGAGGCCCTTCAAGTTCTTGTTGGTTGGCTCAAAGAAAATTTTCGAAGAGGTGCTAGAAAGctgcaaaataaaatatacaaCCACAAAGACGATGCAGGCAACACTGCTTTGCACATTTCAGCCCTTACTAGTGAACCCAAG GTGCTACAATTTCTGGTAAAAAAAACGGGGATAAAATTGAATGCAAAGAACTTGGAGAGCAAAACAGCATTAGATTTGGTAACAACTccagagaagaagaaaatattaATTTGTGCTAAAGCAAAATCTGGCTCAAAAAACACTAAGGCAGTGACACTTGCAGAACAACTAATATTTCTGGCCACAATTATTGATATTCGAACTTGGATGCGTAGAATTAAAACTGATATAACAGAGGAGCAGCGTAACACTTGGTTGATAGTTGCGACTCTTGTTGCAACTGTAACCTATGAATCGGCACTGAGTCCTCCGGGTGGAATTTTCCAGGTTAGTGCAAGTGATGACAACAACATGAAAGTTACTATTACAGATGATTTCTTTTCGACACGAGGAAATGCTGGGAAATCGATCTTGACAAAAGATAGTTTCATGCTGTTTTCATTAATGAATATGTTTTCCTTTTGCGTATCAATTATAGCAATATTGGTTCTGACCCCAGGTGGAGCAGTAGCCCGCCTGGTGATAGCTCCGGTCAGTTTGTTTCTTGGTTGCTTTCTAATTGCTATGCCGGCGATATCTCCTACACGTGAGAACACCACTATTCTTTCCATCCCTATGTATTCAATTGTGCTTCTCAtgattgtttatttaatttttatgacgTACGATCCATTGAAGATAATGAAATTCAGATACAAGAGCTCAAGAACTCAACCCGCGGCAGACCGAACCGCTGTACCCCGAGTTTCGACAATATAA
- the LOC131622249 gene encoding ankyrin repeat-containing protein BDA1-like isoform X2, producing the protein MNRKNGDQLKISAETGDIKLLYAVIQDDPSILENIDKIQFVDTPMHIAASRGHLEFATEIMNLKPSFATKLNLQGHSPIHLAMDNFQRAMVSKLVGINKDLVRVKGREGLTPLHIACQNGEVDLLAKFLTACPDSIEDVTVRGESALHIAVKNDQYEALQVLVGWLKENFRRGARKLQNKIYNHKDDAGNTALHISALTSEPKVLQFLVKKTGIKLNAKNLESKTALDLVTTPEKKKILICAKAKSGSKNTKAVTLAEQLIFLATIIDIRTWMRRIKTDITEEQRNTWLIVATLVATVTYESALSPPGGIFQVEQ; encoded by the exons ATGAACAGAAAAAACGGTGACCAACTGAAAATTTCAGCTGAAACAGGTGACATAAAACTCCTCTATGCAGTAATTCAAGATGATCCATCTATTTTGGAAAACATAGATAAAATCCAATTTGTAGATACTCCTATGCATATCGCTGCATCTAGGGGTCATCTCGAGTTTGCCACTGAAATTATGAATTTGAAACCTTCATTTGCTACGAAGCTAAATTTGCAAGGACACAGCCCCATTCATCTTGCTATGGATAACTTCCAAAGGGCAATGGTGTCTAAGTTGGTTGGCATCAATAAAGATCTTGTTAGAGTTAAAGGAAGAGAAGGCTTGACTCCACTTCATATTGCGTGTCAAAATGGCGAGGTTGATCTTTTGGCTAAATTCCTCACTGCTTGTCCGGATTCCATTGAAGATGTAACTGTGAGAGGTGAATCTGCTTTGCATATTGCTGTTAAGAATGATCAGTATGAGGCCCTTCAAGTTCTTGTTGGTTGGCTCAAAGAAAATTTTCGAAGAGGTGCTAGAAAGctgcaaaataaaatatacaaCCACAAAGACGATGCAGGCAACACTGCTTTGCACATTTCAGCCCTTACTAGTGAACCCAAG GTGCTACAATTTCTGGTAAAAAAAACGGGGATAAAATTGAATGCAAAGAACTTGGAGAGCAAAACAGCATTAGATTTGGTAACAACTccagagaagaagaaaatattaATTTGTGCTAAAGCAAAATCTGGCTCAAAAAACACTAAGGCAGTGACACTTGCAGAACAACTAATATTTCTGGCCACAATTATTGATATTCGAACTTGGATGCGTAGAATTAAAACTGATATAACAGAGGAGCAGCGTAACACTTGGTTGATAGTTGCGACTCTTGTTGCAACTGTAACCTATGAATCGGCACTGAGTCCTCCGGGTGGAATTTTCCAG GTGGAGCAGTAG